In one window of Pseudomonas putida DNA:
- a CDS encoding bifunctional diguanylate cyclase/phosphodiesterase, which translates to MPKSANRFPRLPRIPAVDPQESEQAWQNAPQLLAALNGARLGAWLWDIETGRVSWSRGTQALFGFDPLRPLPADIDYLDLLPEEDRARTRQLFHAVVNGEPVEQAMRHRIRWPDGSLHWLEINGSLTHDRHGRPQMIGVIREITRQRDRETALINSEKRFATLFHLSPNAILLTRRHDGMIFEVNQHFEDMFGWPGAQVVGKTSVELGLWVHPEQRQQVLEATRNNGSPVIMEVQFRATSGNIHDGILCTQGIELEGITYLISTFVDTTERKRAEQALKDSQERLDLALDSAQLGTWDWHIPSGMLYGSARAAQLHGLDPVPFHESFEAFFEGVPEEERSVMRQAYRSLREGPAGNYQITYRVQLENGASRYIESRARLYRDEHGNPLRMAGTLLDITDQVEREQRLSASEEKFASLFQVSPDPICVTHQDTGQFIEINPAFTQTFGWDAEQVIGRTAEQIGLWAESSARAQRIERVIRDQALSNVAVVVNHRNGSPLTCVISSRLITVDSQPCSVTTLRDITQQQRAEAALKASEEKFAKAFHSSPDAITITERLSGRYVEVNDGFCRLTGYSSIEVVGRTVFELGIWADDKQRAALLAELKERGRVHHREMLGRNKRGDILTVEVSVEPISLNETDCLLLTARDVSQLKNAQAQIRHLAYHDPLTNLPNRALLMDRLSQQIALLKRHNLRGALLFLDLDHFKHINDSLGHPVGDTVLKIITARLEASVRLEDTVARLGGDEFVVLLSGLEGSREHVEGKVRELADTLRELLAEPMSLDGQRLQVTPSIGVALIPDHGITPADLLKRADIALYRAKDSGRNTTQLFHTTMQKAASERLRMENDLRLALARGELALHFQPQVDARDNRIVGAEVLLRWHHPQLGQQAPSQFIQVLEESGLILEVGSWILDEACDACARMLEDGLISADDFSLCVNISPRQFRQNDFVERVLRSLDDYRLPRRMLKLEITEGIVIQNLEDTINKMRELKRYGVSFAMDDFGTGYSSLTYLKRLPVDALKIDQTFVRDAPNDPNDAEIVRAIVAMARSLELAVIAEGVELTEQLEFLERQGCYLYQGYLHSRPLPLPEFRQILQETPADY; encoded by the coding sequence ATGCCCAAATCAGCAAACCGCTTTCCGCGCCTGCCGCGCATCCCTGCGGTCGATCCCCAGGAGTCCGAGCAGGCCTGGCAGAATGCTCCGCAATTGCTCGCCGCGCTCAACGGCGCACGCCTGGGCGCCTGGCTGTGGGATATCGAAACCGGCCGGGTGAGCTGGTCACGAGGCACGCAGGCGCTGTTCGGCTTCGATCCCCTGCGCCCGTTGCCCGCGGATATCGACTACCTGGACCTGCTGCCGGAGGAGGATCGCGCCCGCACCCGCCAGCTGTTCCACGCCGTGGTCAACGGCGAGCCCGTGGAGCAGGCCATGCGCCATCGCATCCGCTGGCCGGACGGCAGCCTGCACTGGCTGGAAATCAATGGCAGCCTGACCCACGATCGCCATGGCCGCCCCCAGATGATCGGCGTGATCCGCGAGATCACCCGTCAGCGCGATCGCGAAACCGCACTGATCAACTCGGAAAAGCGTTTTGCCACCCTCTTCCACCTCAGCCCCAATGCCATCCTCCTGACCCGCCGCCACGATGGCATGATCTTCGAGGTCAACCAGCACTTCGAGGACATGTTCGGCTGGCCCGGCGCCCAGGTCGTCGGCAAGACCAGCGTGGAACTCGGCCTCTGGGTCCACCCCGAACAGCGCCAGCAAGTACTGGAAGCCACTCGCAACAATGGCAGCCCGGTGATCATGGAAGTCCAGTTCCGTGCCACCAGCGGCAACATCCACGATGGCATCCTCTGCACCCAGGGTATCGAGCTCGAAGGCATCACCTACCTGATCAGCACCTTTGTCGACACCACCGAACGCAAGCGGGCCGAGCAGGCACTCAAGGACAGCCAGGAGCGCCTGGACCTGGCCCTGGACTCGGCGCAGTTGGGCACCTGGGACTGGCACATTCCCAGCGGCATGCTCTATGGCTCGGCGCGCGCCGCGCAACTGCACGGCCTTGACCCGGTGCCCTTCCATGAGTCCTTCGAAGCCTTCTTCGAAGGCGTGCCCGAGGAAGAACGCAGCGTCATGCGTCAAGCCTACCGCAGCCTGCGCGAAGGGCCGGCCGGCAACTACCAGATCACCTATCGCGTCCAGCTGGAGAACGGCGCATCGCGCTATATCGAAAGCCGTGCGCGGCTTTATCGCGACGAGCATGGCAACCCACTGCGCATGGCCGGCACCTTGCTGGACATCACCGACCAAGTCGAGCGCGAGCAACGCCTGAGCGCCTCGGAAGAGAAGTTCGCCAGCCTGTTCCAGGTCAGCCCCGACCCGATCTGCGTCACTCACCAGGATACGGGCCAGTTCATCGAGATCAATCCAGCCTTCACCCAGACCTTCGGGTGGGACGCCGAACAGGTCATCGGGCGCACCGCCGAGCAGATCGGCCTCTGGGCCGAGTCGTCCGCGCGCGCACAACGCATCGAACGGGTAATCCGCGATCAGGCCTTGAGCAATGTCGCGGTCGTGGTCAACCACCGCAATGGCTCACCACTGACCTGCGTGATTTCCAGCCGCCTGATCACCGTGGACAGCCAGCCCTGCAGCGTCACCACGCTGCGTGACATCACCCAGCAACAGCGCGCCGAGGCGGCACTCAAGGCCAGCGAGGAGAAGTTCGCCAAAGCCTTCCACTCGAGCCCCGACGCCATCACCATCACCGAACGACTCAGTGGACGCTATGTCGAGGTCAACGACGGCTTCTGCCGCCTGACCGGCTACAGCAGCATCGAGGTGGTGGGGCGTACCGTTTTCGAACTGGGCATCTGGGCCGACGACAAGCAACGGGCAGCCTTGCTTGCCGAACTCAAGGAGCGCGGCCGGGTACACCACCGGGAGATGCTCGGGCGCAACAAACGCGGAGACATCCTGACCGTCGAGGTGTCCGTCGAGCCGATCAGCCTCAATGAAACCGACTGCCTGCTGTTGACCGCCCGCGACGTCAGCCAGTTGAAGAACGCACAAGCGCAGATCCGCCACCTGGCCTACCATGACCCGCTGACCAACCTGCCCAACCGCGCCCTGCTGATGGACCGGCTCAGCCAGCAGATCGCCCTGCTCAAGCGCCACAACCTGCGCGGCGCCCTGCTGTTCCTCGACCTGGACCACTTCAAGCACATCAACGACTCTCTGGGCCACCCCGTCGGCGACACGGTATTGAAGATCATCACTGCCCGCCTCGAAGCCAGCGTGCGCCTGGAAGACACCGTGGCACGCCTGGGGGGCGACGAGTTCGTAGTCCTGCTCAGCGGTCTGGAGGGGAGTCGCGAGCACGTCGAGGGCAAGGTTCGCGAGTTGGCCGACACCCTGCGCGAACTGCTGGCCGAACCCATGTCGCTGGACGGCCAGCGCCTGCAGGTGACGCCGAGCATCGGCGTGGCACTGATTCCCGACCATGGCATCACCCCGGCCGATCTGCTCAAGCGAGCAGACATCGCCCTTTACCGCGCCAAGGATTCCGGACGCAATACCACCCAGCTGTTCCACACCACCATGCAAAAGGCGGCCAGCGAGCGCCTGCGCATGGAAAACGACCTGCGTCTGGCGCTGGCGCGCGGCGAACTGGCCCTGCACTTCCAGCCCCAGGTGGACGCCCGCGACAACCGCATCGTCGGTGCCGAAGTGCTCTTGCGCTGGCACCATCCGCAACTTGGCCAGCAAGCACCCTCCCAGTTCATCCAGGTGCTCGAGGAAAGCGGCCTGATACTCGAGGTGGGTAGCTGGATCCTTGACGAAGCCTGCGACGCCTGCGCGCGCATGCTCGAGGACGGGCTGATCAGTGCCGACGATTTCAGTCTCTGCGTGAATATCAGCCCCCGGCAATTCCGCCAGAATGATTTCGTCGAACGAGTGCTGCGCAGCCTGGACGACTATCGCTTGCCCAGGCGCATGCTCAAACTGGAGATCACCGAGGGCATTGTCATCCAGAACCTGGAAGACACCATCAACAAGATGCGTGAGCTCAAACGCTACGGGGTGAGCTTCGCCATGGATGATTTCGGCACGGGCTATTCGTCGCTGACCTACCTGAAGCGCCTGCCGGTGGATGCCCTGAAGATCGACCAGACCTTCGTGCGTGACGCGCCCAACGACCCCAATGATGCCGAGATCGTTCGAGCCATCGTGGCCATGGCGCGAAGCCTGGAGCTGGCGGTGATAGCAGAAGGTGTCGAACTGACGGAGCAACTGGAATTTCTCGAGCGACAGGGCTGTTACCTGTACCAGGGCTACCTGCACAGCCGACCGCTGCCCTTGCCGGAGTTTCGCCAGATCTTGCAGGAAACCCCGGCAGACTATTAA
- the leuD gene encoding 3-isopropylmalate dehydratase small subunit codes for MKAFTQHTGLVAPLDRANVDTDQIIPKQFLKSIKRTGFGPNLFDEWRYLDVGQPYQDNSKRPVNQEFVLNHERYQGASVLLARENFGCGSSREHAPWALDEYGFRSIIAPSFADIFFNNSFKNGLLPIILSDEEVNELFKQVEANPGYQLTIDLQAQAVTRPDGKVLHFEIDAFRKHCLLNGLDDIGLTLQDSDAIKAFEGKHRATQPWLFRDA; via the coding sequence ATGAAAGCCTTTACCCAGCACACCGGCCTCGTCGCGCCGTTGGATCGTGCCAACGTCGACACCGACCAGATCATCCCCAAGCAGTTTCTCAAGTCGATCAAGCGTACCGGCTTCGGCCCCAACCTGTTCGACGAGTGGCGCTACCTGGACGTGGGCCAGCCCTACCAGGACAACAGCAAGCGCCCGGTGAACCAGGAGTTCGTGCTCAACCACGAACGCTACCAGGGTGCCAGCGTGTTGCTGGCGCGGGAAAACTTCGGTTGTGGCTCCAGCCGCGAGCATGCCCCTTGGGCGTTGGACGAGTACGGTTTCCGCAGCATCATTGCGCCGAGCTTTGCCGACATCTTCTTCAATAACAGCTTCAAGAACGGCCTGCTGCCGATCATCCTCAGCGATGAGGAAGTGAATGAATTGTTCAAGCAGGTCGAAGCCAACCCGGGCTACCAGCTGACCATCGACTTGCAGGCGCAGGCTGTCACCCGTCCAGACGGCAAGGTGCTGCACTTCGAGATCGATGCGTTCCGCAAGCATTGCCTGCTCAACGGCCTGGACGACATCGGTCTGACCTTGCAGGACAGTGACGCGATCAAGGCCTTCGAAGGCAAGCACCGCGCCACGCAGCCCTGGCTGTTCCGGGATGCCTGA
- a CDS encoding tRNA dihydrouridine synthase: MQIALAPMEGLVDNILRDVLTRVGGIDWCVTEFIRVCDRLLPPSSFDKLAPELRNGARTAAGTPMRVQLLGSDPLCLADNAALACELGAPVIDLNFGCPAKTVNKSRGGAVLLKEPELLHAIVREVRRAVPAQIPVTAKMRLGFDSPDGALECGIALAEGGAQHLVVHARTKVEGYKPPAHWEWVARVQDVVKVPVFANGEIWTVDDWRRCREVSGAENIMLGRGLVSRPDLGLQIAAAREGRDYQPMVWGDLLPLLREFWRQAQAKLSPRYAPGRMKQWLAMLTRSYPEAVLLFAELRREDDCARISRLLGVEPVKPASFTECVA, translated from the coding sequence ATGCAAATTGCCCTGGCCCCCATGGAGGGGCTGGTCGACAACATCCTGCGCGACGTGCTGACCCGCGTCGGGGGTATCGACTGGTGTGTCACCGAGTTCATCCGTGTCTGTGATCGCCTGCTGCCACCTTCGTCGTTCGACAAGTTGGCACCCGAGTTGCGCAACGGTGCGCGCACGGCTGCCGGCACGCCGATGCGTGTGCAGTTGCTGGGCTCCGATCCGCTGTGCCTGGCGGACAACGCCGCCCTGGCCTGTGAACTCGGGGCACCGGTAATCGACCTCAACTTCGGCTGCCCGGCCAAGACCGTGAACAAGTCTCGCGGGGGCGCTGTGCTGCTCAAGGAGCCCGAGCTGCTGCATGCCATCGTTCGTGAAGTTCGACGGGCGGTACCGGCGCAGATCCCGGTGACGGCGAAGATGCGTCTGGGCTTCGACAGCCCGGATGGTGCGCTGGAGTGTGGCATCGCGCTGGCCGAAGGTGGGGCGCAGCACTTGGTGGTGCATGCGCGAACCAAGGTAGAGGGTTACAAGCCGCCGGCTCACTGGGAGTGGGTGGCGCGGGTGCAGGATGTGGTCAAGGTGCCGGTCTTTGCCAATGGCGAGATCTGGACCGTCGATGATTGGCGACGCTGCCGCGAAGTCAGCGGCGCCGAAAACATCATGCTCGGGCGCGGGCTGGTGTCGAGGCCGGATCTGGGCTTGCAGATCGCCGCGGCGCGCGAGGGGCGGGACTACCAGCCGATGGTGTGGGGCGACCTGCTACCGCTGCTGCGCGAGTTCTGGCGCCAGGCGCAGGCCAAACTGTCGCCGCGCTATGCGCCCGGGCGGATGAAGCAGTGGTTGGCGATGTTGACCCGCAGCTACCCGGAGGCGGTGCTGTTGTTCGCCGAGTTGCGGCGCGAGGATGATTGCGCCCGCATCAGCCGGCTGCTGGGTGTCGAGCCAGTGAAACCGGCCTCTTTCACCGAGTGCGTCGCCTGA
- a CDS encoding class I SAM-dependent methyltransferase yields MTGTSHTEVVQRQFGEQASAYLSSTVHAQGSEFALLQAELQGQGAARVLDLGCGAGHVSFHVAPLVAQVVAYDLSQSMLDVVAKAASERGLANIVTERGAAERLPFADASFEFVFSRYSAHHWSDLGLALREVRRVLKPGGVAAFVDVMSPGSPLLDTYLQSVEVLRDTSHVRDYSAAQWQRQVSEAGLFTRSHSRQRLRLEFASWVERMRTPEPMRMAIRQLQQAMGEEVRQYYQIEADGSFSTDVLVLWAER; encoded by the coding sequence ATGACGGGTACCAGCCACACCGAAGTAGTCCAGCGCCAGTTCGGCGAGCAGGCCAGCGCCTACCTCAGCAGCACCGTGCATGCCCAGGGCAGCGAGTTCGCCCTGCTGCAGGCCGAGCTGCAAGGGCAGGGCGCTGCTCGCGTGCTGGACCTGGGCTGTGGCGCCGGTCATGTCAGTTTTCACGTGGCGCCACTGGTGGCCCAAGTCGTGGCATACGATCTTTCCCAGTCGATGCTTGACGTGGTTGCCAAGGCCGCCAGCGAGCGTGGGCTGGCCAATATCGTCACCGAGCGCGGTGCCGCCGAGCGTCTGCCGTTCGCCGACGCGTCGTTCGAATTCGTCTTCAGCCGTTACTCGGCACACCACTGGAGCGACCTGGGCCTGGCACTGCGTGAAGTGCGTCGGGTGCTCAAGCCGGGTGGCGTGGCGGCGTTCGTCGATGTCATGTCGCCGGGCAGCCCGTTGCTCGACACCTACTTGCAAAGTGTCGAAGTGCTGCGCGACACCAGCCATGTACGCGATTATTCTGCTGCCCAGTGGCAGCGTCAGGTCAGCGAGGCAGGGCTGTTCACGCGCAGCCATAGCCGCCAGCGCCTGCGCCTGGAGTTCGCATCCTGGGTGGAGCGCATGCGTACTCCCGAACCGATGCGTATGGCCATTCGCCAGCTGCAGCAGGCGATGGGCGAGGAAGTGCGGCAGTATTACCAGATCGAGGCTGATGGCTCCTTCAGCACGGATGTCCTGGTGCTGTGGGCCGAGCGATAG
- a CDS encoding LysR family transcriptional regulator: MDLANLSAFIAIAETGSFSGAGERLHLTQPAVSKRIAGLEQQLDVRLFDRLGREVTLTEAGRALLPRAYQILNVLDDTRRALTNLTGEVTGRLTLATSHHIGLHRLPPLLRAFTRQHPSVALDIQFLDSETAYDEVLHGRAEIAVITLAPEPHHLVRAVPVWDDALDFVAAPEHALALDSDVSLADIARHPAVFPGGNTFTHHIVQRLFESQGLTPNIAMSTNYLETIKMMVSIGLAWSVLPRTMLDEQVAPIALPGIQLSRQLGYILHTERTLSNAAKAFMALLDSHSGSA, from the coding sequence ATGGACCTCGCCAACCTCAGCGCTTTTATCGCCATCGCCGAAACCGGAAGTTTTTCCGGCGCCGGTGAACGCCTGCACCTGACCCAACCCGCCGTCAGCAAACGCATCGCCGGCCTGGAGCAGCAACTGGATGTACGCCTGTTCGATCGCCTGGGCCGTGAGGTCACCTTGACCGAAGCCGGCCGAGCCCTGCTGCCTCGCGCCTATCAGATCCTCAATGTACTGGATGATACGCGCCGCGCCCTGACCAATTTGACAGGAGAAGTTACCGGGCGCCTGACCCTGGCCACCAGCCATCATATCGGCCTGCACCGCCTGCCCCCGCTGCTAAGGGCTTTCACCCGACAGCACCCTTCCGTGGCACTGGATATTCAGTTTCTAGATTCAGAAACGGCCTACGACGAAGTTCTCCATGGCCGCGCGGAAATCGCAGTGATCACCCTGGCCCCCGAGCCCCATCACCTGGTCCGGGCCGTTCCAGTGTGGGATGACGCCCTGGATTTCGTAGCGGCCCCGGAGCACGCCCTGGCCCTTGATAGCGATGTCAGCCTGGCCGATATCGCCCGCCACCCCGCCGTGTTCCCCGGCGGCAACACCTTTACCCACCACATCGTGCAGCGCTTGTTCGAGAGTCAGGGCCTGACGCCGAACATCGCCATGAGTACCAACTACCTGGAGACCATCAAGATGATGGTTTCAATCGGCCTCGCGTGGAGCGTGCTGCCACGTACTATGCTCGATGAACAGGTTGCACCCATCGCCTTGCCCGGCATACAGCTGTCGCGCCAGCTAGGCTACATTTTGCATACGGAACGAACGCTGTCGAATGCGGCAAAGGCGTTCATGGCATTGCTCGACAGCCACTCGGGGTCCGCCTGA
- the leuB gene encoding 3-isopropylmalate dehydrogenase: MSKQILILPGDGIGPEIMAEAVKVLELANDKFGLDFALEHDVIGGAAIDKHGVPLADETLERARKADAVLLGAVGGPKWDKIERDIRPERGLLKIRAQLGLFANLRPAILYPQLADASSLKPEIVSGLDILIVRELTGGIYFGAPRGQRELEGGERQAYDTLPYSESEVRRIARVGFDMARVRGKKLCSVDKANVLASSQLWREVVEDVAKDYPDVELSHMYVDNAAMQLVRAPKQFDVVVTDNMFGDILSDEASMLTGSIGMLPSASLDADNKGMYEPCHGSAPDIAGQGIANPLATILSVSMMLRYSFNQQAAAEAIEQAVSLVLDQGLRTGDIWSAGCTKVGTQEMGDAVVAALRNL, encoded by the coding sequence ATGAGCAAGCAGATTCTGATTCTCCCAGGTGATGGCATCGGTCCGGAAATCATGGCCGAGGCGGTCAAGGTGCTGGAGCTGGCCAATGACAAGTTCGGCCTGGACTTCGCCCTGGAGCACGACGTGATTGGTGGTGCGGCCATCGACAAGCACGGCGTACCGCTGGCTGACGAAACCCTGGAGCGCGCGCGCAAGGCCGATGCCGTCCTGCTCGGCGCCGTCGGCGGGCCGAAGTGGGACAAGATCGAGCGTGATATCCGTCCTGAGCGCGGTCTGCTGAAGATTCGTGCGCAACTGGGCCTGTTTGCCAACCTGCGTCCGGCGATCCTCTATCCGCAACTGGCTGACGCTTCGTCGCTCAAGCCCGAGATCGTCTCCGGGCTGGACATCCTCATCGTCCGCGAGCTGACCGGCGGCATCTACTTTGGTGCTCCGCGTGGCCAGCGCGAGCTCGAAGGTGGCGAGCGCCAAGCCTATGACACGCTGCCCTACAGCGAGAGTGAAGTGCGCCGTATCGCCCGCGTGGGCTTCGACATGGCTCGCGTGCGCGGCAAGAAACTGTGCTCGGTGGACAAGGCCAACGTCCTGGCTTCCAGCCAGCTGTGGCGCGAAGTGGTCGAAGACGTCGCCAAGGACTACCCGGACGTCGAGCTGAGCCACATGTACGTCGACAACGCCGCGATGCAACTGGTGCGCGCACCCAAGCAGTTCGACGTGGTGGTGACCGACAACATGTTCGGTGACATTCTGTCGGATGAGGCTTCCATGCTGACCGGTTCCATCGGCATGCTGCCTTCTGCTTCGCTGGATGCCGACAACAAGGGCATGTACGAGCCTTGCCACGGTTCGGCGCCCGACATCGCAGGCCAAGGTATCGCCAACCCGCTGGCGACCATCCTCTCCGTATCGATGATGCTGCGTTACAGCTTCAACCAGCAGGCCGCTGCCGAGGCGATCGAGCAGGCTGTGAGCCTGGTGCTGGATCAGGGTCTGCGCACCGGTGACATTTGGTCGGCTGGTTGCACCAAGGTCGGTACGCAGGAAATGGGCGACGCAGTAGTCGCAGCGCTGCGGAATCTGTAA
- a CDS encoding alpha/beta fold hydrolase, whose translation MTTLSWIRSVNGTLGHLAPEHVAGRMRRAFMTPRNLPARQWELPLLASAERITLRFGLSALRWGKGPTVLLMHGWEGRPTQFAALIEALVQAGHTVVSLEGPAHGRSPGQQAHVVLFARALLEAAAELPPLRAVIGHSMGGASVMLALQWGLRAESAVSIAAPAQLLGVLRGFARRLGMPRRARAAFIRQVERDVGVQIDRLDVSGYQLELPGLVVHAADDALVAASEAQLIHKAWFDSRLLLLEEGGHQRVLADPRLAQAVLELLARTSQPARQSA comes from the coding sequence ATGACGACCCTGAGCTGGATTCGCAGCGTCAACGGCACCCTCGGCCATCTGGCCCCCGAGCATGTCGCCGGGCGCATGCGGCGCGCCTTCATGACGCCGCGTAACCTGCCTGCGCGGCAGTGGGAGTTGCCGCTATTGGCTTCGGCCGAGCGTATCACCCTGCGCTTCGGTCTTTCGGCCTTGCGCTGGGGCAAGGGGCCGACGGTGCTCCTGATGCACGGCTGGGAAGGGCGGCCCACCCAGTTTGCCGCGCTGATCGAAGCCTTGGTGCAGGCAGGGCACACGGTCGTGTCCCTGGAGGGGCCAGCCCATGGCCGTTCGCCGGGGCAGCAGGCGCATGTGGTGCTGTTCGCCCGGGCACTGCTTGAAGCCGCGGCGGAGCTGCCGCCGTTGCGGGCCGTGATCGGTCATTCGATGGGGGGCGCCAGTGTCATGTTGGCCTTGCAGTGGGGCTTGCGTGCCGAGTCGGCGGTGAGCATTGCGGCACCTGCTCAATTGCTCGGGGTGTTGCGCGGTTTTGCCCGGCGCCTGGGGATGCCCAGGCGGGCGCGTGCAGCCTTCATCCGCCAGGTCGAGCGTGATGTGGGCGTGCAGATCGATCGGCTGGATGTCAGTGGCTACCAGCTCGAGTTGCCTGGGTTGGTGGTTCATGCAGCCGACGATGCGCTGGTCGCGGCCAGTGAGGCGCAGCTCATCCACAAGGCCTGGTTCGACAGTCGCCTGTTGCTGCTGGAGGAAGGTGGGCATCAACGGGTGCTGGCTGACCCGCGTCTGGCCCAGGCTGTGCTCGAGCTGCTGGCGCGTACGTCGCAACCGGCACGGCAAAGCGCCTGA
- the leuC gene encoding 3-isopropylmalate dehydratase large subunit, protein MAGKTLYDKLWDAHEVKRRDDGSSLIYIDRHIIHEVTSPQAFEGLRLANRKPWRIDANIATPDHNVPTTPERKGGIEAIVDQVSRLQVQTLDENCDEYGIVEFKMNDERQGIVHVISPEQGATLPGMTVVCGDSHTSTHGAFGALAHGIGTSEVEHVLATQCLVAKKMKNMLVRVEGQLPVGVTAKDIVLAVIGKIGTAGGNGHAMEFAGSAIRELSMEGRMTICNMSIEAGARVGLVATDATTVAYVEGRPYAPKGEDWTRAVEAWKDLVSDDDAVFDTVVELDAAQIKPQVSWGTSPEMVLAVDQRVPDPAAEADLIKRGSIERALKYMGLTANQAITDIQLDRVFIGSCTNSRIEDLRAAADIAKGRKVAATVKQAIVVPGSGLVKAQAEREGLDKIFLAAGFEWREPGCSMCLAMNPDRLESGEHCASTSNRNFEGRQGAGGRTHLVSPAMAAAAAVTGHFIDVRELIQGSAA, encoded by the coding sequence ATGGCTGGCAAAACGCTCTACGACAAACTCTGGGATGCGCACGAAGTCAAACGGCGCGACGATGGCTCGTCCTTGATCTATATCGATCGTCACATCATCCATGAAGTGACTTCGCCGCAAGCTTTCGAAGGCCTGCGCCTGGCCAATCGCAAGCCCTGGCGCATCGACGCCAACATCGCCACGCCCGACCACAACGTGCCGACCACGCCAGAGCGCAAGGGGGGTATCGAGGCCATCGTCGACCAGGTGTCGCGCCTGCAGGTGCAGACCCTGGACGAGAACTGTGACGAATACGGCATCGTCGAATTCAAGATGAACGACGAGCGCCAGGGCATCGTCCACGTCATCAGCCCGGAGCAGGGCGCCACCTTGCCGGGCATGACCGTGGTCTGCGGTGACTCGCACACCTCGACCCACGGCGCCTTCGGGGCCTTGGCCCATGGCATCGGCACCTCCGAGGTCGAGCACGTGCTCGCCACCCAGTGCCTGGTCGCCAAGAAGATGAAGAACATGCTGGTCCGCGTCGAAGGCCAGTTGCCTGTCGGCGTCACCGCGAAGGATATCGTGCTTGCCGTGATCGGCAAGATCGGCACTGCCGGTGGCAACGGCCACGCCATGGAGTTCGCCGGCAGCGCTATTCGCGAGCTGTCGATGGAAGGCCGCATGACCATCTGCAACATGTCCATCGAAGCCGGTGCCCGTGTCGGGCTGGTGGCTACCGATGCGACCACCGTTGCCTATGTCGAAGGCCGTCCGTATGCGCCGAAGGGCGAGGACTGGACGCGTGCCGTCGAAGCCTGGAAAGACCTGGTTTCCGACGACGATGCCGTGTTCGACACCGTGGTCGAACTCGACGCCGCACAGATCAAGCCGCAGGTCAGCTGGGGCACTTCCCCGGAAATGGTGCTCGCCGTCGACCAGCGCGTGCCGGATCCGGCCGCCGAGGCCGATCTGATCAAGCGTGGTTCGATCGAGCGCGCACTCAAGTACATGGGGCTCACCGCCAATCAGGCGATCACTGATATCCAGCTGGACCGCGTGTTCATCGGCTCCTGCACCAACTCGCGGATCGAAGACCTGCGCGCTGCGGCGGACATCGCCAAGGGCCGCAAGGTTGCCGCTACCGTCAAGCAAGCCATCGTCGTGCCGGGTTCGGGCTTGGTCAAGGCCCAGGCCGAGCGTGAAGGCCTGGACAAGATCTTCCTCGCGGCGGGCTTCGAATGGCGTGAGCCAGGTTGCTCCATGTGCCTGGCGATGAACCCGGACCGCCTGGAAAGCGGCGAGCATTGCGCCTCGACGTCCAACCGCAACTTCGAAGGCCGTCAGGGCGCCGGTGGTCGTACCCACCTGGTCAGCCCGGCCATGGCCGCCGCCGCTGCGGTAACCGGCCACTTCATCGATGTCCGCGAGTTGATCCAAGGGAGCGCAGCATGA
- a CDS encoding acyl-CoA thioesterase — MSWDLAAPFIIDLRVGTEDIDGLGHANNAVYVTWLERCAWRHSQRLGLDLAEYRRLDRAMAVVRHEIDYLAAAYEDDELQLATWIIDWDQRLRMTRRFQLKRPRDGVTLLRAQTTFACIELSSGKPRRMPAEFIEGYGPALIGA, encoded by the coding sequence ATGAGCTGGGATCTGGCAGCGCCATTCATCATCGACCTTCGCGTTGGCACCGAGGATATCGACGGCCTCGGTCATGCCAACAACGCTGTCTACGTCACCTGGCTGGAGCGCTGCGCCTGGCGCCACTCTCAGCGCCTGGGACTGGACCTGGCCGAGTACCGTCGTCTGGACCGGGCAATGGCCGTGGTGCGCCATGAGATCGACTACCTGGCAGCGGCGTACGAAGACGACGAGCTGCAATTGGCCACCTGGATCATCGACTGGGATCAGCGCCTGCGCATGACCCGTCGTTTTCAACTCAAGCGCCCACGTGACGGCGTCACCCTGTTGCGCGCGCAAACCACCTTTGCCTGTATCGAACTGTCCAGCGGCAAGCCCAGGCGGATGCCGGCCGAGTTCATCGAGGGCTATGGTCCGGCGCTGATCGGCGCCTGA
- a CDS encoding Hsp20 family protein, with protein MTTAFSLAPLFRHSVGFDRFNDLFESAARNEAGSSYPPYNVEKHGDDHYRIVVAAAGFQEQDLDLQVEKGVLTVTGGKRENGAAEVTYLHQGIAQRAFKLSFRLADHIEVKAAGLANGLLSIDLLRIVPEEAKAKRIPINGEKAALN; from the coding sequence ATGACTACTGCTTTCTCCCTCGCACCACTGTTCCGCCATTCCGTAGGTTTCGATCGTTTCAATGACCTGTTCGAATCCGCGGCACGTAATGAGGCCGGTAGCAGCTACCCGCCCTACAACGTCGAAAAGCATGGCGATGACCACTATCGCATCGTGGTTGCTGCAGCCGGCTTCCAGGAGCAGGATCTCGACCTTCAGGTCGAAAAAGGCGTCCTGACCGTTACCGGTGGCAAGCGCGAAAATGGCGCTGCCGAAGTCACCTATCTGCATCAGGGTATCGCCCAGCGTGCTTTCAAGCTGTCGTTCCGCCTGGCGGATCACATTGAAGTAAAAGCTGCCGGTCTGGCTAACGGCCTGCTCAGCATCGACCTGCTGCGCATCGTGCCGGAAGAAGCCAAGGCCAAGCGTATTCCGATCAATGGTGAAAAGGCTGCACTGAATTGA